A genomic region of Aureimonas populi contains the following coding sequences:
- a CDS encoding YqaE/Pmp3 family membrane protein, with translation MDLIRIIFAILLPPLGVFLQVGLGKHFWINILLTLLGYIPGIVHAVWVIARK, from the coding sequence ATGGATCTCATCCGCATCATCTTCGCCATCCTCCTGCCGCCGCTCGGCGTGTTCCTGCAGGTCGGGCTGGGCAAGCATTTCTGGATCAATATCCTCCTCACGCTGCTCGGCTACATTCCCGGCATCGTCCACGCCGTATGGGTGATCGCGCGCAAGTGA
- the murI gene encoding glutamate racemase — MSQRPILVFDSGIGGLTVLRELRVAIPDRRFIYIADDAGFPYGDWEESALIERIVALFDGLIAEHRPQLAVIACNTASTLVLAHLRAAFDIPFVGTVPAIKPAAERSRSGLVSVLATPGTVKRDYTRGLITDFARDCEVNLVGSRRLAGLAEAHIRGERVGFDELETEISACFVQKEGRRTDIVVLACTHYPFLANTFRKIAPWPVDWLDPAEAIARHAAKVLPDIAPGLPEGFDRAVFTGGAPDYPTRRLMHGFGLSLGPGEGTASAWRALG; from the coding sequence ATGAGCCAGCGGCCGATCCTGGTCTTTGATTCCGGCATCGGGGGGCTCACGGTCCTGCGCGAGCTGCGCGTCGCCATTCCGGACCGGCGCTTTATCTACATTGCCGACGATGCGGGCTTTCCCTACGGCGACTGGGAGGAGTCGGCGCTGATCGAGCGGATCGTCGCCCTGTTCGACGGGCTGATCGCCGAGCACCGTCCGCAGCTTGCTGTGATCGCCTGCAACACCGCCTCGACGCTGGTGCTGGCGCATCTGCGCGCCGCCTTCGACATTCCCTTCGTTGGCACGGTGCCGGCCATCAAGCCGGCGGCGGAGCGCTCCCGTTCTGGCCTCGTCAGCGTGCTGGCAACGCCCGGCACGGTAAAACGGGACTATACGCGCGGGCTCATCACGGATTTCGCGCGCGATTGCGAGGTCAACCTCGTCGGGTCCAGGCGCCTAGCCGGGCTGGCCGAAGCGCATATCCGGGGAGAGCGCGTCGGTTTCGACGAGCTGGAGACCGAGATTTCCGCCTGCTTCGTGCAGAAGGAGGGGCGGCGAACCGACATTGTGGTGCTGGCCTGCACGCACTATCCGTTCCTCGCCAACACATTTCGCAAGATCGCGCCCTGGCCGGTGGACTGGCTGGACCCGGCGGAGGCCATCGCCCGCCATGCCGCCAAGGTGCTTCCCGACATCGCGCCCGGGTTGCCGGAAGGGTTCGACCGCGCGGTGTTCACGGGCGGGGCGCCCGACTATCCCACGCGCCGGCTGATGCACGGCTTCGGCCTTTCGCTCGGCCCTGGGGAGGGAACGGCCAGCGCCTGGCGCGCGTTGGGCTGA